The Deltaproteobacteria bacterium genome includes a region encoding these proteins:
- a CDS encoding BatD family protein, with the protein MRFAPFVALALCVVGAAAPPAGAGVTVKATFDRARVGVGEEADLGVEVQGVQSSGVPEIVNAGGAKVGYRGPSSRVSFVNGAISASVTHHFSVSAPNPGKVTLGPITVAVGGTRYDAGSVTLEVVAGTPGAGGADNPAGNQLRLELSAPRTTVYVHERLPIRVKLLVGQVRVTDVQYPTVPGDGFAVDKLSEPDQRQEQTPDGTFQVLDFATVLTPLRSGTLTVGPAEMGLTMVVRGRGAGRGFDRFFNDPFFGGEQRRLEATSDPLTLTVLPLPDAGKPADFSGAVGTFDFEVKAAPLEVAAGDPVTVTLTMRGTGSLENVTPPAIAAGDALRVYPPQQTSTGSEPAAVANVQERVFEQVVIPERAGALELPTLRFSYFDPTAGAYRTATHAPIPLRVAPRAAGSAPSHVVGAAPAAPAPKPETLGHDLVFIKDTPGRLRPIGARLYRNAVFWLVQAAAFAAWIGVVAFDRRRRRLRGDAGYARFTRAGREARRALEAAKYALRPGNQTSFYDAVAAALTDYLSAKLQLAPGAVEPDTVAAHLASRGVGADVTQLARDLLAHCEQVRFAPGAAGDEDMRRTLARADAIVRALERERRLGPPLAAMLAAGLLAGIVAAGVAGAADPASETPQAFFSRGNTLYGDEKYPEAVAAYEKVLAAGVESGNLHFNLGNAWFKTGDIGHAVLAYERARRLAPRDPDLRANLGYARGKTGDGDPTPLWARLAFPLAARASSDELVAGAGACFLLLMAALSAARLLPNAARAGRAAALAAGIGLAVTGTAAAYRIATVDAPTFAVVVAATDTDVRFEPSANGTAHFTSKPGAVLRVLVEREGWAQVARPDGKRGWIARDAIAEL; encoded by the coding sequence ATGCGCTTCGCGCCGTTCGTCGCGCTCGCCCTGTGCGTCGTGGGCGCCGCCGCCCCTCCCGCCGGCGCCGGCGTCACCGTGAAAGCGACGTTCGACCGCGCCCGGGTCGGGGTCGGCGAGGAGGCCGACCTCGGCGTCGAGGTGCAGGGCGTACAGAGCAGCGGCGTCCCCGAGATCGTCAACGCGGGCGGCGCCAAGGTCGGCTACCGCGGGCCGTCGTCACGCGTCAGCTTCGTGAACGGCGCGATATCGGCCTCGGTCACCCACCACTTCTCGGTGAGCGCGCCGAATCCCGGCAAGGTGACGCTCGGACCGATCACGGTCGCCGTCGGCGGCACGCGCTACGACGCCGGCAGCGTGACGCTGGAGGTGGTGGCGGGGACGCCCGGCGCCGGCGGCGCCGACAACCCGGCGGGCAACCAGCTCCGGCTCGAGCTCTCGGCGCCGCGCACGACCGTCTATGTGCACGAGCGGCTGCCGATCCGCGTCAAGCTCCTGGTCGGCCAGGTGCGCGTCACCGACGTCCAGTACCCGACCGTCCCCGGCGACGGCTTCGCCGTCGACAAGCTCTCCGAGCCCGACCAACGCCAGGAGCAGACGCCCGACGGCACCTTCCAGGTGCTCGACTTCGCGACCGTGCTGACCCCGCTCCGGAGCGGCACGTTGACGGTCGGCCCGGCCGAGATGGGCCTCACCATGGTCGTGCGCGGGCGCGGCGCGGGACGCGGCTTCGACCGCTTCTTCAACGATCCCTTCTTCGGCGGCGAACAGCGTCGCCTCGAAGCGACGTCGGATCCGCTGACATTGACGGTCCTCCCGCTCCCCGACGCCGGCAAGCCCGCCGACTTCTCGGGCGCGGTCGGCACGTTCGACTTCGAGGTGAAGGCGGCGCCGCTCGAGGTCGCGGCGGGCGACCCCGTCACGGTGACCCTCACGATGCGCGGGACCGGGAGCCTCGAGAACGTCACGCCGCCGGCGATCGCCGCGGGCGACGCGCTCCGCGTCTACCCGCCGCAGCAGACGAGCACGGGCTCAGAGCCCGCCGCCGTCGCGAACGTCCAGGAGCGCGTCTTCGAGCAGGTCGTCATTCCCGAGCGCGCCGGCGCCCTGGAGCTGCCGACGCTCCGCTTCAGCTACTTCGACCCGACCGCCGGCGCGTACCGGACCGCCACCCACGCGCCGATCCCGCTGCGCGTCGCGCCGCGCGCCGCCGGGAGCGCCCCGTCGCACGTCGTCGGCGCCGCGCCCGCCGCGCCCGCGCCGAAGCCCGAGACGCTCGGCCACGACCTCGTCTTCATCAAGGACACGCCCGGACGGCTGCGGCCGATCGGCGCGCGCCTCTACCGGAACGCCGTGTTCTGGCTCGTGCAGGCGGCAGCGTTCGCGGCGTGGATCGGCGTCGTGGCGTTCGACCGGCGGCGCCGGCGCCTCCGCGGCGACGCCGGGTACGCGCGCTTCACGCGCGCGGGCCGTGAGGCGCGCCGCGCGCTCGAGGCCGCGAAGTACGCGCTCCGTCCCGGGAACCAGACCTCGTTCTACGATGCCGTCGCGGCCGCCCTCACCGACTACCTCTCGGCCAAGCTGCAGCTCGCGCCGGGCGCGGTCGAGCCGGACACGGTCGCGGCGCACCTCGCGAGCCGCGGCGTCGGCGCCGACGTCACCCAACTCGCCCGCGACCTCCTCGCCCATTGCGAGCAGGTCCGCTTCGCGCCCGGCGCGGCCGGCGACGAGGACATGCGGCGGACGCTCGCCCGCGCCGACGCGATCGTCCGCGCCCTCGAGCGCGAGCGCCGCCTCGGCCCGCCGCTCGCGGCGATGCTCGCCGCGGGACTGCTCGCCGGCATCGTCGCGGCGGGCGTCGCCGGCGCGGCCGACCCGGCGAGCGAAACGCCGCAGGCGTTCTTCTCCCGCGGCAACACGCTCTACGGCGACGAGAAGTATCCCGAGGCGGTCGCTGCCTACGAGAAGGTGCTGGCGGCGGGCGTCGAGAGCGGCAACCTCCACTTCAACCTCGGCAACGCCTGGTTCAAGACGGGCGACATCGGCCACGCGGTGCTCGCCTACGAGCGGGCGCGCCGCCTCGCCCCGCGCGATCCCGATCTGCGCGCGAATCTCGGCTACGCGCGCGGGAAGACCGGCGACGGCGACCCGACGCCGCTCTGGGCGCGCCTCGCCTTCCCGCTCGCGGCGCGCGCCTCGAGCGACGAGCTCGTCGCGGGCGCGGGCGCGTGCTTCCTCCTGCTCATGGCCGCGCTCTCGGCCGCCCGCCTCCTGCCGAACGCCGCGCGCGCCGGCCGCGCCGCAGCGCTCGCCGCCGGCATCGGGCTCGCGGTCACGGGCACGGCCGCCGCCTATCGCATCGCGACCGTCGACGCGCCGACCTTCGCGGTCGTCGTCGCCGCGACCGACACCGACGTCCGCTTCGAGCCCTCGGCGAACGGGACGGCGCATTTCACGTCCAAGCCGGGCGCCGTGCTGCGCGTGCTCGTCGAGCGCGAGGGCTGGGCGCAAGTCGCGCGCCCCGACGGCAAACGCGGCTGGATCGCCCGCGACGCCATCGCCGAGCTCTGA
- a CDS encoding phosphotransferase, producing the protein MAEGAGESLRHETGEVRAAHRFDVGALEDYMRTHVAGFRGQLSVRQFTGGQSNPTFLLAAASGRYVMRKKPPGKLLASAHQVDREYRVIHALASTDVPVARVYALCTDDAVIGSAFYVMDCVEGRIFRDPQLPGCTPEERSAIYDEMNDVMARLHRVDYEAVGLGDFGKPGNYFERQIGRWTKQYEAARTDDVEAMRNLIAWLPTHIPPGDETCIVHGDFRLENSIYHPTEPRMLAMLDWELSTLGHPLADLAYNCLLYHMNSPTQGTLAGVDLAALGLPTEEEYVADYCRRMGRPDVQHWSFYLAFALFRLASIAQGVYKRGLDGNASSEQAMMYGAICQLLAQLAWEIVHEGADR; encoded by the coding sequence ATGGCCGAAGGCGCCGGCGAGAGCCTCCGACACGAGACCGGCGAGGTGCGTGCGGCGCATCGCTTCGACGTCGGCGCGCTCGAAGACTACATGCGCACGCACGTCGCAGGGTTTCGCGGCCAGCTGTCGGTGCGCCAGTTCACGGGCGGGCAGTCGAACCCGACCTTCCTCCTCGCCGCCGCGAGCGGACGCTACGTCATGCGCAAGAAGCCGCCCGGGAAGCTCCTCGCCTCCGCGCACCAGGTCGACCGCGAGTACCGGGTGATCCACGCGCTCGCGTCGACCGACGTTCCGGTCGCGCGGGTGTACGCGCTCTGCACCGACGACGCCGTCATCGGCAGCGCCTTCTACGTGATGGACTGCGTCGAGGGCCGCATCTTCCGAGATCCCCAGTTGCCCGGCTGTACACCCGAGGAGCGCAGCGCGATCTACGACGAGATGAACGACGTCATGGCCCGGCTCCATCGCGTCGACTACGAGGCCGTCGGCCTCGGAGACTTCGGAAAGCCCGGCAACTACTTCGAGCGCCAGATCGGGCGCTGGACCAAGCAGTACGAGGCGGCGCGGACCGACGATGTGGAAGCCATGCGGAACCTCATCGCGTGGCTGCCGACGCACATCCCCCCGGGCGACGAGACCTGCATCGTCCACGGCGACTTCCGGCTCGAGAACTCGATCTACCACCCGACCGAGCCGCGCATGCTCGCGATGCTCGACTGGGAGCTCTCGACGCTCGGCCACCCGCTCGCCGACCTCGCCTACAATTGCCTCCTCTACCACATGAACAGCCCGACCCAGGGCACGCTCGCCGGCGTCGATCTCGCCGCGCTCGGCCTCCCGACCGAAGAGGAGTACGTCGCCGACTACTGCCGCCGCATGGGCCGCCCCGACGTCCAGCACTGGAGCTTCTATCTCGCGTTCGCGCTCTTCCGCCTCGCGTCGATCGCGCAGGGCGTCTACAAGCGCGGCCTCGACGGCAACGCGAGCTCGGAGCAGGCGATGATGTACGGCGCGATCTGTCAGCTCCTCGCCCAGCTCGCGTGGGAGATCGTGCACGAGGGCGCCGACCGTTGA
- a CDS encoding DUF1800 domain-containing protein, producing the protein MGNASSILTEAETRHLMRRAGFGAPPKDVAKLVKRGLTRGELVDKLLKFQAKPIKVGKKDDLDDVYDRWLELMLKTKTPLLEKLVLFWHDHFATANAKVQSTERMARQNALLRAMAKGSFRQFLKSISRDPAMLDFLDTLRNRPKTPNENYARELLELFSLGVFDEAGQPNYAQEDIVQIARAFTGWRLDDDGNPVFREDRHDYNADYPERGPKVIFTTYGGFGAGGVDFAAAGEGAGEIDRVIDALLSHRDSEGQSTVGRRMTRRLFEYFAWSAPSTALVDALLSMSGFATTWDVGVLVKTILTHDAFYETALPLHAGGTKKSVKWPIDYVVSTLRLLKVVPKRRKYVGLALEDSDSLRGHLDDMGQRLFDPPSVFGWDWEAAWISSATLLARFRFMRDLAATRVKGKRGFHPEKLMPMDLQAPGAILDAASALLGLTDQLSPDERTALIDYLSDGGTVSALNLNDLDTRGRKLHGLFALLLQSPAHQLH; encoded by the coding sequence ATGGGCAACGCCAGCAGCATCCTCACCGAAGCCGAAACGCGCCACCTCATGCGCCGCGCCGGGTTCGGCGCACCGCCGAAGGATGTCGCCAAGCTCGTGAAGCGCGGCCTCACGCGCGGAGAGCTCGTCGACAAGCTCCTCAAGTTCCAGGCGAAGCCGATCAAGGTCGGCAAGAAGGACGACCTGGACGACGTCTACGACCGCTGGCTCGAGCTCATGCTCAAGACGAAGACGCCGCTCCTCGAGAAGCTCGTGCTCTTCTGGCACGACCACTTCGCGACCGCGAACGCCAAGGTGCAGAGCACGGAGCGGATGGCGCGGCAAAACGCCCTCCTGCGCGCGATGGCGAAAGGGAGCTTCCGCCAGTTCCTGAAGAGCATCAGCAGGGACCCGGCGATGCTGGACTTCCTCGACACGCTGCGGAACCGCCCGAAGACACCGAACGAGAACTACGCGCGCGAGCTCCTCGAGCTCTTCTCGCTCGGCGTTTTCGACGAGGCCGGCCAGCCGAACTACGCGCAGGAGGACATCGTCCAGATCGCGCGCGCGTTCACCGGCTGGCGCCTCGACGACGACGGCAATCCGGTGTTCCGCGAAGACCGCCACGACTACAATGCCGACTACCCGGAGCGCGGCCCGAAGGTCATCTTCACCACCTACGGCGGGTTCGGCGCGGGCGGCGTGGACTTCGCCGCCGCGGGCGAGGGCGCGGGCGAGATCGACCGCGTGATCGACGCGCTGCTGAGCCACCGCGACAGCGAGGGTCAGAGCACCGTCGGCCGCCGCATGACGCGCCGCCTCTTCGAGTATTTCGCGTGGAGCGCGCCCTCGACCGCGCTCGTCGACGCGTTGCTGTCGATGTCGGGCTTCGCGACGACCTGGGACGTCGGGGTGCTCGTCAAGACGATCCTCACCCACGACGCGTTCTACGAGACCGCCCTGCCGCTGCACGCCGGCGGCACCAAGAAGTCGGTGAAGTGGCCCATCGACTACGTCGTCAGCACGCTCCGGCTCCTCAAGGTCGTGCCGAAGCGCCGCAAGTACGTCGGACTCGCGCTCGAGGACAGCGACTCGCTGCGCGGCCACCTCGACGACATGGGGCAGCGTCTCTTCGACCCGCCGAGCGTCTTCGGCTGGGACTGGGAGGCCGCGTGGATCAGCAGCGCGACGCTCCTCGCGCGTTTCCGGTTCATGCGCGATCTCGCCGCGACGCGCGTCAAGGGCAAGCGGGGATTCCATCCCGAGAAGCTGATGCCCATGGACCTGCAGGCTCCCGGCGCGATCCTCGACGCGGCGAGCGCGCTCCTCGGCCTCACGGACCAGCTGAGTCCCGACGAGCGGACCGCGCTGATCGACTACCTGAGCGACGGCGGCACCGTCTCCGCCTTGAACTTGAACGATCTCGACACTCGCGGCCGCAAGCTGCACGGGCTCTTCGCGCTCCTGTTGCAGTCGCCGGCCCACCAACTTCACTAG